One genomic region from Clarias gariepinus isolate MV-2021 ecotype Netherlands chromosome 22, CGAR_prim_01v2, whole genome shotgun sequence encodes:
- the slc17a9b gene encoding solute carrier family 17 member 9b produces MAILQKHGKNSSPDLAGVKDSHENLEGVGHQKKWPESNQTWTRPVARIWTVVLLLGTCLLYCARVAMPICAVSMAERFGWSKRESGMVLGSFFWGYCFTQVLGGYISDRVGGEKVMLLSATAWGAMTAFTPILAHFCSQPILSMTVSRFLMGLLQGVHYPSLASLCSQKVVESERGFLMSTVGSGSYLGTLVIGGVGSLMLDLYGWESVFYISGLLSLLWAYCMWKYLLKGEGPIITLESLGSAGTQSKLSRRNWMRLFRQPAVCAVIITHLCAASTFFTLLSWLPTFFKDTFPDSKGWIFNVIPWLVAIPSSLFSGCLSDHLISQGFDIASVRKLMQFFSMGVSSVFTLLLCGTTTFPMAVAFVSATMGLTTFSHSGVSVNVQDLAPSCAGSLFGVMNTCGAFSGVIMVYFSGYLIEATGSWASVFALITVVNLLGLGMFLAYAEARRVDIEAMKGRYHNIHI; encoded by the exons GCCGGTAGCACGGATATGGACGGTGGTGCTGCTGTTGGGTACGTGTCTTCTGTACTGCGCCCGTGTGGCCATGCCGATCTGCGCCGTGAGCATGGCAGAGCGCTTCGGCTGGTCCAAAAGGGAGTCTGGCATGGTTCTTGGCAGCTTCTTCTGGGGCTACTGCTTCACTCAGGTCCTCGGTGGCTACATCAGTGACAG GGTGGGAGGAGAAAAAGTCATGTTGCTGTCTGCTACAGCATGGGGAGCCATGACAGCATTCACGCCCATCCTGGCCCACTTCTGCTCGCAGCCCATTCTCTCCATGACCGTGTCTCGCTTCCTGATGGGCCTTCTGCAGG GTGTTCACTACCCATCTCTGGCTAGTCTGTGCTCCCAGAAAGTGGTGGAGAGTGAGCGTGGTTTTCTCATGAGCACAGTGGGGAGTGGCTCGTATCTGGG aactTTGGTGATTGGAGGAGTAGGCTCGCTCATGCTGGACCTGTATGGCTGGGAGAGTGTGTTCTACATCTCAGGCCTCCTGTCGCTGCTTTGGGCCTACTGTATGTGGAAATACCTCCTCAAGGGAGAAG GTCCCATCATTACACTGGAATCACTGGGCAGCGCAGGGACCCAGTCCAAACTGTCACGCAGAAACTGGATGCGTCTCTTCAGACAACCGGCTGTATG TGCGGTCATTATTACACACCTGTGTGCTGCTAGCACCTTCTTCACCCTGTTGTCCTGGCTGCCAACTTTTTTCAAAGACACCTTCCCTGATTCCAAG GGTTGGATATTTAATGTGATCCCATGGCTCGTGGCCATTCCTTCCTCGCTGTTCAGTGGCTGCTTGTCCGATCACCTCATCAGTCAGG ggtTTGATATTGCTTCAGTGAGAAAGTTAATGCAG ttcttTTCTATGGGTGTATCCAGTGTGTTTACACTGTTGCTGTGTGGCACCACTACATTCCCCATGGCTGTGGCTTTCGTGTCTGCTACCATGGGCCTGACCACCTTCAGTCACAG TGGCGTGTCCGTTAATGTTCAGGATCTTGCACCGTCCTGTGCTGGTTCTCTGTTTG gTGTGATGAACACTTGTGGTGCATTTTCAG GGGTGATTATGGTGTATTTCTCGGGTTATCTGATCGAGGCCACAGGGTCGTGGGCCTCAGTTTTCGCCCTCATCACCGTAGTGAACCTCTTGGGTTTAGGAATGTTCCTGGCGTATGCCGAGGCACGCAGGGTCGACATCGAAGCCATGAAGGGCCGCTATCACAACATCCACATCTGA